A section of the Asticcacaulis sp. EMRT-3 genome encodes:
- a CDS encoding OmpA family protein — translation MQAGAVWFLGVLGLAGLSAAAVVNVLPAMQADLQSSIDKALLADGLGHVSADVSGQSVILRLKDKNPAHAAELLRAKTLVEGVAIPGEIRVPRGGILLNRPVSSVTVAEMATPPVPANSDHSALPAAQTQASSVAAVLATPETVGGERATVIAASGDLPRVAGDAAQEASVLAARSCEDRVRAVVNDRRVDFEPGTYELTGSSLDLVHDVYRVVAACPAHARVTVAGYTDNVGDGTVNQLISQARAQAVADALVADGLKTGQVTVRGFGAALPVADNSTVAGREQNRRVVFSVNAG, via the coding sequence ATGCAGGCTGGAGCCGTCTGGTTCTTGGGCGTATTGGGGCTGGCGGGCCTCAGTGCCGCAGCGGTCGTCAATGTGCTGCCCGCCATGCAGGCCGATCTGCAATCGAGCATCGACAAGGCTTTGCTGGCCGATGGCCTTGGCCATGTCAGCGCCGATGTGTCGGGCCAGAGCGTCATCTTGCGCCTGAAGGACAAGAATCCAGCCCATGCGGCGGAGCTGCTGCGTGCCAAAACTCTGGTGGAAGGCGTGGCCATTCCGGGCGAAATCCGGGTGCCGCGCGGCGGTATTTTGCTTAATCGCCCGGTCAGTTCGGTGACTGTGGCCGAAATGGCGACCCCGCCCGTACCCGCCAACAGTGATCACAGCGCCTTGCCCGCCGCCCAAACTCAGGCATCTTCAGTTGCGGCAGTCTTGGCCACGCCGGAAACAGTGGGTGGTGAGCGCGCCACCGTGATCGCCGCATCGGGTGATCTGCCGCGCGTGGCGGGCGATGCGGCGCAGGAGGCCAGTGTGCTGGCGGCGCGCTCGTGCGAAGACCGGGTGCGCGCGGTAGTCAATGATCGCCGCGTCGATTTCGAACCCGGCACCTATGAGCTGACCGGCAGCAGCCTTGATCTCGTCCATGATGTTTACAGGGTGGTGGCGGCCTGTCCGGCCCATGCGCGGGTGACGGTGGCCGGTTATACCGACAATGTCGGCGATGGCACGGTCAATCAGCTCATTTCGCAGGCGCGCGCTCAGGCCGTGGCCGATGCGCTGGTGGCCGATGGCTTAAAAACGGGACAGGTGACGGTGCGCGGCTTTGGCGCGGCCTTGCCGGTGGCCGATAACAGCACGGTGGCGGGGCGCGAACAGAACCGCCGCGTCGTGTTTTCCGTGAATGCGGGGTAG
- a CDS encoding NAD regulator: MMASGDIAIELSAVVVTVRDNEAVVLCLNLPKSAGGPAFALPSGPFAPRAHRTFDLGLRAFVSEQTGFDIGYVEQLYSFGDDDREAAIPGIDAARIISVGYLALTPDSDFRARINAAWVPFQRFFPWEDWRRGDSPPALEALRPAFAAWCAQAATPDETELRRRRIDILFPRDFDNWNEERVLDRYELLYDAGLIGEARPGRDAGTAGGEVMASDHRRILATGLSRLRGKLKYRPVIFELMPERFTLLELQKSLEALSGLRLHKQNFRRGLERTGFVTPLGQLREDTGGRPAELYAYDRDRFRFSPSSGLSLPRA; this comes from the coding sequence ATGATGGCAAGCGGCGACATAGCGATCGAACTGTCTGCCGTGGTCGTGACCGTGCGCGACAACGAGGCCGTGGTTCTGTGCCTCAACCTGCCGAAATCCGCAGGGGGGCCAGCCTTCGCCCTGCCCTCAGGCCCCTTCGCACCGCGCGCCCACCGCACCTTCGATCTGGGCTTACGCGCCTTTGTGAGCGAACAGACGGGCTTCGACATCGGCTATGTCGAGCAACTCTATTCGTTCGGCGACGATGACCGCGAGGCGGCGATTCCCGGCATCGACGCCGCCCGCATCATTTCGGTCGGCTATCTGGCCCTGACGCCGGACAGCGATTTTCGCGCCCGCATCAATGCTGCCTGGGTGCCGTTTCAGCGCTTCTTCCCGTGGGAGGACTGGCGGCGCGGCGACAGTCCCCCGGCGCTCGAAGCCCTGCGCCCGGCCTTTGCGGCGTGGTGCGCCCAGGCGGCAACGCCGGACGAAACCGAGTTGCGCCGCCGCCGCATCGACATCCTGTTCCCGCGCGATTTCGACAACTGGAACGAAGAGCGCGTGCTTGACCGCTACGAACTACTTTATGATGCCGGCCTGATCGGCGAAGCCAGACCGGGCAGAGACGCCGGAACCGCAGGCGGCGAAGTCATGGCGTCGGATCACCGCCGCATCCTGGCCACCGGCCTGTCGCGGTTGCGCGGCAAGCTGAAATACCGCCCGGTGATTTTCGAGCTGATGCCCGAACGCTTCACCCTGCTCGAACTGCAAAAATCGCTGGAGGCCTTGTCGGGCCTGCGCCTGCATAAGCAAAACTTCCGCCGTGGCCTGGAACGCACCGGTTTCGTGACGCCGCTTGGCCAGTTGCGCGAAGATACCGGCGGGCGACCGGCCGAGCTTTACGCCTATGACCGCGACCGTTTCCGCTTCAGCCCGTCATCGGGCCTGAGCCTGCCCAGAGCCTGA
- a CDS encoding HD family hydrolase has product MLSGRRLDLLDPHAVDVEIDDIALGLSRVARWNGQTRGEHGFSVAQHSLIVEEICGHIQPDLAVAWRLMALLHDAPEYVIGDMISPFKAALGFDYRRFEDQLEKTIHIRFGLSATTPPMVKKLIKRADQACAFFEATQLAGFSDAEARQWFGEPPEGYHLAITPLSPVEASSAFLLRFKSLHEILKP; this is encoded by the coding sequence ATGTTGTCGGGCCGCCGCCTCGACCTGCTCGATCCGCACGCCGTCGATGTCGAGATCGACGATATTGCGCTCGGCCTGTCGCGCGTGGCGCGCTGGAACGGCCAGACGCGCGGCGAACACGGCTTCAGCGTGGCCCAGCACAGCCTGATTGTCGAAGAAATTTGTGGCCATATCCAGCCCGATCTGGCCGTGGCATGGCGACTGATGGCCCTGTTGCACGATGCGCCGGAATATGTGATCGGCGACATGATTTCGCCCTTCAAAGCGGCGCTTGGCTTCGATTACCGGCGCTTTGAGGATCAGCTCGAAAAAACCATCCATATCCGTTTCGGCCTGTCGGCCACCACCCCGCCGATGGTCAAAAAGCTGATCAAGCGCGCTGATCAGGCTTGCGCCTTTTTCGAGGCCACCCAACTGGCCGGTTTCAGCGACGCGGAGGCGCGTCAGTGGTTCGGCGAACCACCTGAGGGTTATCACCTCGCCATAACACCCCTGTCACCAGTTGAAGCCAGTTCTGCTTTTTTATTGCGTTTCAAAAGCTTGCACGAGATTTTAAAACCATGA
- a CDS encoding universal stress protein, protein MVETSKGQAWSRISVPISGAESEALSLELAARIAAAFEARLNVLFTPPDPAELAPWLGEGFMGTVQMSAVESLKNAAEEAEQMARSQFDGLSYQAKTFTALTSPVWQDLALETRLSDMVVFGGQSARGQGLLSEAFQQVLMEERAGVFIARQPFDVSGTALVAWDGKEPSSRAARRAVALLKKASKVVIIGAPSGDVPADLHRLADYYAAHGIPTDIDELPKGDLVAQLIEANARHDADYMVAGAFGRSRLREFAFGGTTRALLQNTQLNLYMAH, encoded by the coding sequence ATGGTGGAAACATCCAAGGGACAGGCGTGGTCGCGCATCAGTGTGCCGATCAGTGGTGCCGAGTCCGAGGCCCTGTCACTCGAACTGGCGGCGCGCATCGCCGCGGCCTTTGAGGCGCGCCTCAATGTGCTGTTCACGCCGCCCGATCCCGCTGAACTGGCACCCTGGCTGGGCGAAGGCTTCATGGGCACGGTGCAGATGTCGGCGGTGGAAAGCCTGAAAAATGCCGCCGAAGAGGCCGAGCAAATGGCGCGTTCGCAATTCGACGGCCTCAGCTATCAGGCCAAAACCTTCACGGCCCTGACCTCGCCGGTGTGGCAGGATCTGGCGCTTGAAACGCGGCTGTCCGATATGGTCGTATTCGGTGGTCAGAGCGCACGCGGGCAAGGGCTGCTGTCGGAAGCCTTCCAGCAGGTGCTGATGGAGGAGCGCGCCGGTGTCTTTATCGCGCGTCAGCCCTTTGATGTCAGCGGCACGGCTCTGGTGGCCTGGGACGGCAAGGAACCTTCGTCACGCGCCGCGCGCCGCGCCGTGGCCCTGCTCAAAAAGGCGTCGAAAGTGGTGATCATCGGCGCGCCTTCGGGCGATGTGCCCGCCGATCTGCACCGTCTGGCCGATTATTACGCCGCGCACGGCATCCCGACCGACATCGACGAACTGCCCAAGGGCGATCTGGTGGCCCAGTTGATCGAGGCCAATGCACGCCATGACGCCGACTATATGGTGGCGGGGGCCTTCGGTCGTTCACGCCTGCGCGAATTCGCCTTCGGCGGCACGACACGGGCGCTTTTGCAGAATACCCAGCTCAACCTTTATATGGCGCATTAA
- a CDS encoding tetratricopeptide repeat protein — MTQTALKRAMTLEAQQDLPGALAAYEAALREAPDSLDIARRLAGLAFRLGHFDMAERFYAHLITHGLHELPVICAYAASLREQGRFDEAIALLKPLIGQHPDVPQLWAALGDVLSVRLDYDNALIFYNEALRLAPDDAAARLNRGGVLMALDQHALALSDLKYAADTFEDPDSSSSAGIAYAQALLAHGHLAEGWQTYTARYRYGTAQEVHYAVWSPHWRPGKPLAGCKLLVSAEQGLGDEVLFASILPDLLRDLGPFGRLTLAVEPRLVSLFQRSFPAVHIVAHHTQKIDGRLQRTFPGLDQSAIEAWALLADFLPLYRSRIDSFPSGNAFLTPDPARIAHWRNVLDSLGDGPKIGILWKSLKSGLQRDPNFAPFTDWRDVLTTPNAHFINLQYGDTAEEQACAETWGAALIRLPDLDLKDDLDELAALSLALDLIIAPANATSNIAAACGAPVWLIMPPRSWPQLGQPHYPWYPTVRTFSPSKLPDWQPAMQAIQEALTARFNAPYKG, encoded by the coding sequence ATGACGCAAACGGCTCTTAAACGCGCCATGACGCTTGAGGCGCAGCAGGATTTGCCCGGCGCGCTGGCCGCTTATGAAGCGGCCTTAAGAGAAGCGCCCGATTCGCTCGATATTGCCCGTCGTCTGGCCGGACTGGCTTTTCGCCTGGGCCATTTCGACATGGCCGAACGGTTTTACGCCCATCTGATCACGCACGGCCTGCACGAACTGCCGGTCATCTGCGCCTACGCCGCCTCTTTGCGCGAACAGGGCCGTTTCGACGAGGCCATCGCCCTGCTCAAGCCGCTGATCGGCCAGCATCCCGACGTGCCCCAACTCTGGGCGGCACTCGGTGATGTGCTGTCGGTACGCCTCGATTATGACAACGCCCTCATTTTTTATAATGAGGCCCTGCGCCTGGCACCCGATGACGCCGCCGCGCGCCTCAATCGTGGCGGCGTGCTGATGGCGCTGGATCAGCACGCCCTGGCCCTGTCCGATCTCAAATATGCCGCAGACACTTTCGAAGATCCCGACAGCAGTTCCAGCGCCGGTATTGCCTATGCCCAGGCCCTGCTGGCCCACGGCCATCTGGCAGAGGGCTGGCAAACCTATACCGCCCGTTATCGCTATGGCACGGCGCAGGAGGTGCATTATGCCGTCTGGTCGCCGCACTGGCGTCCCGGCAAGCCGCTTGCCGGATGCAAGCTTCTGGTCAGCGCCGAACAGGGCCTTGGCGATGAAGTGCTTTTCGCCTCCATCCTGCCTGATCTGCTGCGCGATCTCGGCCCTTTTGGCCGCCTGACCCTGGCCGTCGAACCGCGCCTTGTCAGCCTGTTTCAGCGCAGTTTTCCAGCCGTCCATATCGTGGCGCATCACACGCAAAAAATCGATGGCCGTTTGCAACGCACCTTCCCCGGCCTTGACCAGTCCGCCATCGAGGCGTGGGCGCTGCTCGCCGACTTCCTGCCGCTCTATCGCAGCCGTATCGACAGCTTTCCGTCCGGCAATGCCTTTTTGACGCCCGATCCGGCGCGCATAGCCCACTGGCGTAACGTGCTCGACAGCCTGGGTGACGGACCCAAAATCGGCATTCTATGGAAAAGCCTGAAAAGCGGCCTGCAACGCGATCCGAACTTCGCGCCCTTCACCGACTGGCGCGACGTGCTGACCACGCCGAACGCGCATTTTATCAATCTGCAATATGGTGACACGGCGGAAGAGCAGGCCTGCGCCGAAACCTGGGGCGCAGCGCTCATCCGTCTGCCCGACCTCGATCTCAAGGACGATCTCGATGAACTGGCGGCCTTAAGTCTGGCGCTCGATCTGATCATCGCGCCCGCCAATGCCACCAGCAATATCGCCGCTGCCTGTGGCGCACCTGTGTGGCTGATCATGCCACCCCGAAGCTGGCCACAACTGGGGCAGCCGCATTATCCGTGGTATCCGACCGTGCGAACATTCAGCCCATCCAAACTGCCGGACTGGCAGCCTGCCATGCAGGCCATCCAGGAAGCACTGACCGCAAGATTTAATGCGCCATATAAAGGTTGA
- a CDS encoding tetratricopeptide repeat protein — protein MKPPATGGAADPAKGFLPLASVPSAPAPVTDTALPFPAFDSAAPSRQIFGDAGSSEALRILAEANEHIRRTDTLKLLREAIQKFKTGDWANGGDLALQALNIDEKSGEAWHILGVARDKCNDFETAITCYETALRIQPENPAIAGDLGRLSYKMGFTDMAEKFFRFHLEKCPDSLEAVNNLATTLRESSQIDDAIALLQDFLPRFPHDAQLWNALGTVVNARGDNENAALFYRESLKFDPNHVHALYNLGNVIPPEEGLDYLHRALKLFVDPSNIYTCKLSMAFANLSLGRLAEGWTWYEARSWNGAAETMHYVIPRPRWQPGEPVVGKRLFVSTEQGLGDEVLFSNLLPDLLAEMGPDGHLTIATEPRLVPLFQRSFPAATVCRHHTTRYKNLPTRVFPEVNNWDDYDAWSIIGDFLGRYRGSIETFPATDSYLTPDPERVAYWKAMLNSLNNKPKIGLLWKSMIKHARRDRFYSPFAEWETLLRLDGLQFVNLQYGDTSEEMAWAAEAGIDIWTPPGLDLKNDLDDLTALSVALDTIVSPAVATSNIAGAAGASILLILPRGSWTALGTDYFPWYPKTRCVFTDSLVDWAPVMTQVRDALIATHLSDQPDIRRA, from the coding sequence ATGAAGCCACCAGCCACCGGTGGCGCGGCCGATCCGGCCAAAGGCTTTCTGCCGCTGGCGAGCGTACCGTCCGCACCGGCTCCCGTTACCGATACCGCCCTGCCCTTTCCGGCCTTCGATTCCGCGGCGCCGTCACGGCAAATTTTCGGCGATGCCGGTTCCAGCGAAGCCCTGCGCATCCTTGCCGAAGCCAATGAGCATATCCGGCGCACCGACACCCTCAAGCTGCTGCGCGAAGCGATCCAGAAATTCAAGACCGGCGACTGGGCGAATGGCGGCGACCTGGCTTTGCAGGCACTGAATATTGATGAAAAGAGCGGCGAGGCCTGGCATATTCTCGGCGTGGCGCGTGACAAGTGCAATGATTTTGAAACGGCCATCACCTGCTACGAAACGGCCCTGCGCATCCAGCCCGAAAATCCCGCCATTGCCGGTGATCTCGGCCGCCTGTCCTACAAGATGGGCTTTACCGACATGGCGGAAAAATTCTTCCGCTTCCACCTCGAAAAGTGTCCCGACAGCCTCGAAGCCGTCAATAACCTGGCCACCACCTTACGCGAATCCTCACAGATCGATGACGCCATCGCCCTGCTTCAGGACTTCCTGCCGCGCTTTCCGCATGACGCGCAATTGTGGAATGCCCTGGGCACCGTGGTCAATGCGCGCGGCGACAATGAAAACGCCGCCCTGTTTTACCGGGAATCGCTGAAATTCGATCCGAACCACGTCCACGCCTTGTATAATCTCGGCAATGTCATTCCGCCCGAAGAGGGGCTGGACTATCTGCACCGCGCGCTGAAACTGTTCGTCGATCCGTCCAACATCTATACCTGCAAACTGAGCATGGCCTTCGCCAATCTCAGCCTGGGCAGGCTAGCCGAAGGCTGGACATGGTACGAGGCGCGTAGCTGGAACGGTGCCGCCGAAACCATGCACTATGTCATCCCGCGCCCGCGCTGGCAGCCCGGTGAGCCCGTGGTAGGAAAACGTCTGTTCGTCTCCACCGAGCAGGGCCTGGGCGATGAAGTCCTGTTTTCCAACCTCCTGCCCGACCTGTTGGCCGAAATGGGCCCGGACGGTCATCTGACCATCGCCACCGAACCGCGCCTTGTGCCTTTGTTCCAGCGCAGCTTTCCCGCCGCCACCGTGTGCCGCCACCACACGACACGCTATAAAAACCTGCCGACGCGCGTCTTTCCCGAAGTGAACAACTGGGACGATTATGACGCCTGGTCGATTATTGGCGATTTCCTCGGCCGCTACCGTGGCAGCATCGAAACCTTTCCGGCCACGGACAGCTACCTGACGCCCGACCCGGAGCGCGTTGCCTACTGGAAGGCGATGCTGAACAGCCTGAACAACAAGCCCAAGATCGGCCTTCTGTGGAAGAGCATGATCAAGCACGCCCGGCGCGACCGCTTCTATTCGCCCTTCGCCGAGTGGGAAACCCTGCTGCGGCTCGACGGCCTGCAATTCGTCAATCTGCAATATGGCGATACGAGCGAAGAAATGGCGTGGGCCGCCGAGGCCGGTATCGACATCTGGACTCCGCCCGGCCTCGATCTGAAAAACGATCTCGATGATCTGACCGCCCTCAGCGTGGCGCTCGATACCATCGTGTCGCCCGCTGTGGCCACCAGCAATATCGCCGGTGCCGCCGGGGCCTCCATCCTGCTGATCCTGCCGCGCGGTTCGTGGACAGCGCTCGGCACCGACTATTTCCCCTGGTATCCGAAGACGCGCTGCGTTTTCACCGACTCGCTGGTGGACTGGGCCCCGGTCATGACGCAGGTGCGCGACGCCCTCATAGCCACCCATCTGAGCGATCAGCCGGACATCCGCCGGGCATGA
- the flbT gene encoding flagellar biosynthesis repressor FlbT → MPLKLSLKPGERFVLNGAVVQNGDRRSSLVLQNKASVLREKDIMQEEEVTSPARHVYFPVMMMYLDEAGADKYYDEFLRRMTEFMNVISNSLVLAECVGISKNLMAREYYKALMGCRKLIEYEDERLGHVA, encoded by the coding sequence ATGCCTTTAAAACTGTCTTTGAAGCCCGGTGAAAGATTTGTTCTGAACGGGGCGGTTGTGCAGAACGGCGATCGCCGCTCTTCGCTGGTGCTGCAAAACAAGGCGTCGGTGCTGCGTGAAAAAGACATCATGCAGGAAGAAGAGGTCACCTCGCCCGCGCGCCACGTCTATTTCCCCGTCATGATGATGTATCTCGATGAAGCGGGGGCTGACAAATATTACGATGAATTCCTGCGCCGCATGACCGAGTTCATGAACGTCATCAGCAATTCTCTGGTGCTGGCCGAATGCGTCGGCATATCGAAGAACCTGATGGCGCGCGAATATTACAAAGCGTTGATGGGCTGTCGTAAGCTTATCGAGTATGAGGACGAGAGACTGGGCCATGTCGCTTAA
- the flaF gene encoding flagellar biosynthesis regulator FlaF gives MSLKAYQTTAARAEDPRQTEYRLFGQVTRALMEAEKLDRSQICERMDALDWNRRMWSMLAADCALEGNRLPDQIRANIISLSIWVNKHTSLVMRNAEEIAPLININRIIMQGLAPSQAAEPQPVARQSFG, from the coding sequence ATGTCGCTTAAAGCGTATCAGACCACCGCCGCCCGCGCCGAAGATCCCCGGCAGACCGAGTATCGCCTGTTTGGGCAGGTAACGCGGGCCCTGATGGAGGCTGAGAAGCTTGACCGTTCGCAGATTTGCGAACGCATGGACGCCCTGGACTGGAATCGCCGCATGTGGTCGATGCTGGCCGCCGATTGCGCGCTCGAAGGCAACCGGCTGCCTGATCAGATACGCGCCAATATTATTTCGCTGTCGATCTGGGTCAATAAGCATACCTCGCTTGTCATGCGCAATGCCGAAGAGATCGCGCCCCTGATCAATATCAACCGCATCATCATGCAAGGGCTGGCCCCCAGCCAGGCTGCCGAGCCGCAGCCCGTGGCGCGCCAGTCTTTTGGCTGA
- a CDS encoding MATE family efflux transporter, which produces MWRSFITPETRAAFAALFRLSWPVVAARVGIMLMALLDTIVVGRYSTAQLGFLMQAQALHWVPALTGMGLLMGVQVKTAHFLGSNEPHRIGAVVRRGLGYALILGVGCMIVLIAAGPAFLRATVQPDIAQGAYLPLILFSSSLPVFLCGIVATQFLEALGRTRDVLIATLLANALNVVLLLWLVPGHVSLFGITCNGAAGAAAATLIARTLQAGGLLIYVVWMRAARPFNLLGRQPPDHDGAVEQRHVGYATGAAYFIEVAAFSGMTVFAGHVGEMAVAAWSIVLNFAGVIFMVPMGLSAGCSVLVGRAYGAGDRAGVARMGRVSFMTATLFTLGVVVLVLIFSEPVTRFYTHDPLLIPVVRHGLLLACLFFVPDGLQVVGAQALRARRDILAPTVIHYVSYGAIMLPLGFIFCLTLNLGVAGLIYAVVVASLIAGGFQTARFLWLDKKPVPIST; this is translated from the coding sequence GTGTGGCGATCCTTTATCACTCCTGAAACCAGGGCGGCGTTTGCCGCCCTTTTTCGCCTGTCATGGCCGGTGGTGGCGGCGCGCGTCGGCATCATGCTGATGGCTCTGCTCGATACGATCGTGGTCGGGCGCTATTCCACCGCCCAGCTTGGTTTCCTGATGCAGGCCCAGGCCCTGCACTGGGTGCCCGCCCTGACCGGCATGGGCCTCTTGATGGGGGTGCAGGTCAAGACCGCGCATTTTCTTGGCTCAAACGAGCCGCATCGCATCGGCGCCGTGGTGCGGCGCGGCCTCGGCTATGCCCTGATCTTAGGTGTCGGCTGCATGATCGTGCTGATCGCCGCCGGGCCGGCCTTTCTGCGCGCTACGGTGCAACCCGACATCGCGCAGGGGGCATACCTGCCGCTGATCCTCTTTTCCAGTTCCCTGCCGGTTTTTTTGTGCGGTATCGTCGCCACCCAGTTTCTGGAGGCGCTGGGCCGGACGCGCGATGTGCTGATCGCCACCCTTCTGGCCAATGCGCTCAATGTGGTGCTGCTTCTGTGGCTGGTGCCGGGCCATGTCAGCCTGTTCGGCATCACCTGCAATGGCGCGGCCGGAGCGGCGGCGGCCACCCTGATCGCGCGCACGCTTCAGGCTGGCGGACTGCTCATCTATGTTGTGTGGATGCGCGCGGCCCGTCCGTTCAACCTGCTGGGCCGCCAGCCGCCCGACCATGACGGGGCGGTGGAGCAGCGCCATGTCGGCTATGCCACGGGCGCGGCCTATTTCATCGAGGTGGCGGCCTTTTCCGGCATGACGGTCTTTGCCGGTCATGTCGGTGAAATGGCGGTGGCGGCGTGGTCGATCGTGCTCAATTTCGCCGGTGTCATCTTCATGGTGCCGATGGGGCTGTCCGCCGGGTGCTCGGTGCTGGTGGGGCGGGCTTACGGCGCAGGCGACCGGGCGGGCGTGGCGCGTATGGGACGGGTCAGCTTCATGACGGCCACCTTGTTTACGCTGGGCGTGGTGGTGCTGGTGCTGATTTTCAGCGAACCGGTCACCCGTTTCTATACGCACGATCCGTTGCTGATTCCGGTGGTGCGCCACGGGCTTTTGCTGGCCTGCCTGTTCTTCGTGCCCGATGGTTTGCAGGTGGTGGGGGCGCAGGCCCTGCGGGCGCGCCGCGATATTCTGGCCCCGACCGTCATCCACTATGTCTCGTATGGCGCGATCATGCTGCCGCTCGGCTTTATCTTTTGCCTGACCCTGAACCTGGGCGTGGCGGGGCTGATCTATGCCGTGGTGGTGGCCTCGCTGATAGCAGGCGGTTTTCAGACGGCGCGGTTTCTGTGGCTCGATAAAAAGCCGGTGCCCATCTCGACTTAG
- a CDS encoding glucose 1-dehydrogenase translates to MLDDLKGKCVLITGASTGIGAAAARGFARVGAKVAVHYHQSAAEAEAVAADIRAEGGEAHLVQADLNRFENAADMVAQAADKLGGLDILVNNAGSLMTRTLFADWSDALFDEVMNLNVRSVLDATQAAVPYMEAAGGGAVINLGSIAGSNGGGPGSGMYASAKAFIHNVTRHMATDLAKKNIRVNAIAPGVIKTPFHDKTPPERMAAMLASVPMGRLGAAEDCVGPILFLASDRMSGYVTGQIVHINGGQFYAG, encoded by the coding sequence ATGCTCGACGACCTAAAGGGGAAATGCGTTCTGATCACCGGGGCCTCGACCGGCATCGGTGCGGCGGCGGCCAGGGGCTTTGCGCGCGTCGGCGCAAAGGTGGCCGTGCATTATCACCAAAGCGCCGCCGAGGCCGAAGCTGTGGCCGCCGACATCAGGGCTGAGGGGGGTGAGGCGCATCTGGTGCAGGCCGATCTCAACCGTTTTGAAAACGCAGCGGACATGGTGGCGCAGGCCGCCGACAAGCTGGGCGGGCTCGATATATTGGTCAATAATGCCGGATCGCTGATGACGCGCACTCTGTTTGCCGACTGGAGCGACGCCCTGTTCGATGAGGTGATGAACCTCAATGTCCGCTCGGTGCTCGACGCCACCCAGGCCGCCGTGCCGTATATGGAGGCCGCGGGCGGCGGGGCCGTCATCAATCTCGGCTCGATCGCGGGCAGCAATGGCGGGGGCCCCGGTTCGGGCATGTATGCCAGCGCCAAGGCCTTCATCCATAATGTCACGCGCCACATGGCCACCGATCTGGCTAAAAAGAACATCCGCGTCAATGCCATCGCGCCCGGCGTGATCAAGACGCCGTTTCATGACAAGACCCCTCCCGAACGCATGGCCGCCATGCTGGCCAGCGTGCCGATGGGCCGTCTCGGCGCGGCCGAGGATTGCGTCGGGCCGATCCTGTTCCTGGCCTCGGATCGCATGAGCGGCTATGTCACCGGCCAGATCGTCCATATCAATGGCGGTCAGTTTTACGCCGGTTGA